A section of the Stanieria cyanosphaera PCC 7437 genome encodes:
- a CDS encoding heavy metal translocating P-type ATPase, with protein MSDKHSAGCCATHENHNHQGHDHSHEHGEFNLRREIVPLGISLVLFFIGLIFNQPLHDTPGVIAEYAVLIPAYLISGWSVLTSAGRNILRGKIFDENFLMTIATLGAIAIHELPEAVAVMLFFQVGELFQGFAVGRSRRSIKALLEVRPDTANLIVDGVVREVDPEKVEVGDTIVIKPGEKVPLDGEILSGNSQVDTSALTGESIPRTVRKGETILAGVINQTGSLTVRVTKLFAESSIAKILDLVENASSKKAPTEKFITRFARYYTPIVVLLSLAVAILPPLFIPGATSQQWVYRALVLLVISCPCGLVISIPLGYFGGVGGAAKRGILVKGSTFLDALTDVKTVIFDKTGTLTEGVFQVTQVTPYNDYSETELLTFAAIAESQSNHPVARSIMEAYDGAINKFDVTDYEEIPGHGISAKVRGMSVLAGNDRLLHREQIEHDTCNVEGTVVHLAIDGKYAGYILIADRIKEDAAMAIARLKKAGVNETVMLTGDNRVVAQNVADKLGLDAYKAELLPEDKVKAIEQYLRKTDKKSKVAFVGDGINDAPVIARVDVGMAMGALGSDAAIETADVVLMTDAPSKVAEAISIARKTHTIVWQNIILAMAVKGLFILLGAIGIATLWEAVFADVGVALMAILNATRVLKVN; from the coding sequence TACGTCGAGAGATTGTCCCCCTTGGTATTTCTCTAGTTCTATTTTTCATTGGATTAATTTTTAACCAGCCTTTGCACGATACTCCTGGGGTGATCGCGGAGTATGCAGTTTTGATTCCTGCCTATCTGATTAGTGGTTGGAGTGTGTTAACCAGTGCGGGACGGAATATTCTGCGGGGTAAAATCTTTGATGAAAATTTCTTAATGACCATTGCTACCTTGGGGGCGATCGCCATTCACGAACTGCCCGAAGCTGTAGCGGTAATGCTGTTTTTTCAGGTAGGAGAATTGTTTCAAGGCTTTGCCGTCGGGCGATCGCGTCGTTCGATTAAGGCATTGCTAGAGGTACGCCCCGATACGGCGAATCTAATCGTTGATGGAGTAGTTAGAGAGGTTGACCCCGAAAAAGTTGAAGTGGGAGATACGATCGTTATTAAGCCAGGGGAGAAAGTTCCTTTAGACGGGGAGATACTATCGGGTAATTCCCAGGTAGATACTTCCGCACTTACAGGTGAATCTATACCCCGAACCGTCAGAAAAGGAGAAACAATTTTAGCAGGTGTAATTAACCAAACGGGTAGTTTAACGGTTCGAGTTACCAAACTGTTTGCCGAATCGTCCATCGCTAAAATTCTAGATTTAGTAGAAAACGCTAGCAGTAAAAAAGCCCCGACAGAAAAATTTATTACTCGCTTTGCCCGTTATTACACCCCCATCGTAGTTTTGCTCTCTCTAGCAGTTGCCATCTTGCCGCCCTTATTCATTCCTGGTGCGACTAGCCAACAGTGGGTTTATCGAGCGTTGGTTTTATTAGTTATTTCCTGTCCCTGCGGATTAGTTATCAGTATTCCCCTGGGTTATTTTGGTGGAGTTGGTGGTGCAGCTAAAAGAGGAATTTTAGTTAAAGGTTCGACTTTCCTCGATGCCTTAACCGATGTCAAAACGGTAATTTTTGATAAGACTGGAACGTTAACCGAAGGAGTATTTCAAGTAACTCAGGTAACTCCTTATAACGATTATAGCGAAACAGAATTACTAACCTTTGCTGCGATCGCTGAATCTCAATCTAATCATCCCGTAGCGCGATCGATTATGGAAGCTTATGATGGTGCGATTAATAAATTTGATGTCACCGACTATGAGGAAATACCAGGACACGGTATTAGTGCCAAGGTTAGAGGAATGTCAGTCTTGGCAGGAAATGATCGCCTGTTACATAGAGAACAGATAGAACACGATACCTGTAATGTTGAAGGTACGGTAGTTCATTTGGCAATAGACGGTAAATATGCAGGATATATCTTAATTGCCGACAGAATTAAAGAAGATGCAGCTATGGCGATCGCCCGATTGAAAAAAGCGGGGGTAAATGAAACCGTGATGTTAACGGGAGATAATCGAGTTGTGGCTCAGAACGTTGCCGATAAACTCGGTTTAGATGCCTACAAAGCCGAATTACTGCCAGAAGACAAAGTAAAAGCGATCGAGCAGTATCTTCGTAAAACTGATAAAAAAAGTAAGGTAGCATTTGTCGGCGATGGAATTAACGATGCACCCGTAATAGCTAGAGTTGATGTAGGGATGGCAATGGGAGCGTTGGGTTCGGATGCAGCAATTGAAACTGCCGATGTGGTATTAATGACCGATGCTCCTTCTAAGGTAGCTGAAGCAATAAGTATAGCTCGTAAAACTCACACTATTGTCTGGCAAAATATCATCCTGGCAATGGCAGTTAAGGGACTATTTATTTTACTCGGAGCAATAGGAATCGCAACTCTTTGGGAAGCTGTGTTTGCCGAT